Part of the Triticum urartu cultivar G1812 chromosome 2, Tu2.1, whole genome shotgun sequence genome, CCGCCACCCCTTTCCCCTTAGAGTTCCTCCCGCCTCCGCCGGTGCCGGCGCCTCGCCGGTAGAGGCAGCGCGTGAACGTGCCAGTGCACCAGGCGGAGTGGCACTGGCAGCACCGCCAGCCTCTGCCGTATCCCGACGTGACGCTGTCGCACGACTGGCATCTGGATCCAGATAGGATCCTAGTGCCGGCGGCGCCGCGCACGGCTCGGGCTCACGCGGAGGAGGTGCGGCGCCGGCGGGCGCTGCTGACGCCGGAGCAGCGCCGCAAGGCCGCCTACGCATCCGACTCGCCCAACTGGGTGAGGTGGTTCGCCTTTGAGCacgaggaggcgaggcgacggGGCGTGCGCGAGGTCGACCGGAGCTTGCCACCACCGGCGCTCGTTGTCCGCGAGGACCAGGCGGCCCTTGCGGCCATCTATTGGGagagcgaggaggacgagcggcGCAGGGCGAAGGCGGAAGAGGAGGCTCGGTACGAGGCGACAATGGCGCAGGCACTTGCTCTCTCCGCGGCGGGCGACAGCGTGGTGCCGCCGGTGGCCCCGCCGTCCCCTATCAAGCCGGAGACGGAGCGGGAGCCGTCCCTCATCGAGCGCTACTCCTGGACGGGAGTAGTGCGCGAGTGGGTATGCGCGCCGTCGGTCTGGATGGGAGCGACGCCGGCGCAGGAGGCGGCGTACCTCGAGCACTGGCGCCAGATCAGGGTGGCCGAGGAGCGCCGCGACGGCGAGTACCTTGAGATGctcgagcgcgacctcgaggaggagcagcgcgagaccgaggaggaggcgcgccaggccgCGGCTGCACATgcggccgcccccccccccccccccccccccccccccccccccccccccccccgcgccggCACTGCCCGACATGACGGCGCTCTGGAACACGGCGTTCGCCTGGGCCGGGCCGGCGCCGACGCTCATCGACCTCACGGAccccgaggacgacgacgacgtcTTGGGCAGCGCGCCGCCTCGTAGTTTAGGCagtttttaatttttttaatgCAAATGTGGACGCGTGGACTCTCGCCGCCCTTCGTGGCCGGCTTTAATGTTTAATTAATGTTGTTTCTCTTTTTTAATATGCATGCCTTCATTTTTTTCTAGCGCCGTCAAAATGGGTTCAGGCCAGCGTTGGACGCACGCGCCGACCCAAATGCGGAAGCGGACATCCGTGTCCGTctggccgacccaaacggacaaaaatgGACAAAATCGCCGTCCGTTTGGGAcggcccgttggagttgctcttattGTGGCGGGTGACGTATTTCACCCACCACTGGTGTGCCGCTAGCTCTGGCGATCATGTTTTGTTCCCCGCCACTGCTGCTTTTCCTAACTTGTTGTGTCGGGTGCCTCGACCCGCCCGCCACTCTATTGAGTTCACCTATAAGACCTTTCCCGGTAGTGGAGGGCGGCAAGAAGGGCggcgaggaagaggagttcaACGTCGAGGAGTGGCGGAGCATCTTTCCTGATTGCGACGACGACGGCACTGGCCCGGACCCATGTCTCATCAAGGGTGGCTTGTTGaagaaggattggctcgacctccaCTATGGCTGATGAAGATAAGTAGTTTTTAGTGTAGTTTAAGTTTGAATTTATGTTTAATGTTTGGTTGTCAAGACTTATCTATGTTGAACTTATGTTTAAATGCATGCAAATTTTGGTTGAAATTAAGTTGAATTTATGCAAATTTACATTTTACTTCGCTAAGTTTAGGGGATCGGCTAGAACCGATAAAAACTTAATGGAGGTTTACTCGGCGGGATACTCTGCTATTTTTTAGGAATCGGTTAGAAATGCCCTGAGAGCAGCACAAGACAAAGGGGACAGTAACCTGTTTGTTTCACCCATATTGTCGAGTACTGTATATAACCTGAAAAGAAAAATGATACTAGTATAGATTAGTTTTCCCTGGTTCTGAACTTGTAACAGATgcatatatatatacaaaaaaaaACGAGTACCACATTAGCTCAGCAAGCACCATGAACCATCCCTAGTTGGTTCTGAATTTGCAGTGGATGCAGATACAAAGAGGAACATCACGGTTTCATTTCTTGCAGGTTATTTTCCGAGCTACGGCACTAATccgttcgtggtcgctactcactccgatgaaggccagggagcatttggttactggacctatccgttgggagatggtagctcgggatatcttcaaccggtttggatggcggtcatgtaataggataggcaattagttttcCTATCTATTtttagccagccggttgtggcaCCTTTCCCTGTGTCTAGCCTCTTTTAGCTCTGTGTGAGCTGCATTTATCCTTTTTCTTTCTTTGAGCTGGAGACTTTGGAACCTTGTTGGCACATTTTGTTATttggttaataagatggccgtatgcatcactctgatgcagaggctggggagccccctttttgaaaaaaaaaatacAAAGAGGAAAACAAAATGGGGTAATTTGTGTTCCTAGTGTTGCTGCAATGCAATATGAGATGCTACTAAATCTGGCCTGAATTTGCTGCTGGTGCTAGGACATGCCCAACACTACCCTGTTTCAGTCTTGTTTTCTTGAAACTGAAACAATTTACTAGCACCATTTTGCATCTTTCCTATCCCATGGAGAACAAAGCAGAGCCAGTTACGTGTGTGAAGATGGATAGACGGATAGATGGAGACAAGGAAGAGAATTGTTGCTGCTGCTGCATTATTGCGCTCCCCTCCAGGTGCCAAGGGGCGGGCAGGCAGGCAAGAGGAGCTTGTTCCTTGTCCACCGCAGGCGAGGTGATAACCCAACCTGTGGCCATTCCCGCTCTTATCTCCATCCCGAGTTCCTAGTCCTTTCCCCACTCAATTTCGGGGCGCAAATCTCATTCTCTTCGGTGCGCAAGAAAATTGAGCGGATGCCGTCTCGTCTCCTCCACATTATCCGCGCTTGATTAATCTGCACTGCGCACGCCCAGCAACGCGACAAGGAATCTCGCTGCCCTGCCATTACACTACAAAATCCCACCTGCTCCCCTGTTTCTTGGTTCCCTTCTTCTCCACATCACCCCCCACACCCACCTTTCCCCTCTGCGGCGGCGCACGAGGGATCTGGAGAAGACGAGAAGATGATGGGGAGGAAGGCCCTGGACTACGAGGAGCTCAACGAGAACGTCAAGAAGGTGCAGTACGCCGTGCGCGGGGAGCTCTACCTCCGCGCCTCCGAGCTCCAGAAGGAGGGCAAGAGGATCATCTTCACCAACGTCGGCAACCCGCACGCCCTCGGCCAGAAGCCACTCACCTTCCCCCGCCAGGTTGCTATCCTCTTCTTCTCTTCACCAACCTACAGTAGGAAACAGGATTGATTGGAGGTTGGTGGGTGTGCTCACTTGTCCTTTCGGTGCGCAGGTGGTGGCGCTCTGCCaggctcccttcctgctcgatgATCCCAACGTCGGCCTCATCTTCCCCGCCGATGCCATCGCGAGGGCCAAGCACTACCTCTCCCTCGCGCCCGGCGGTTTAGGTAACATATTCTCGTCCGCCCAAAATCCATCCCTTCTTTTCTACTACTCCTAATCCAGGATGTTTCTAGGTTTTCTTCAGGCACGCACACTTGTGCCTTTTTTTTACTCCATATATATGCATGCAAGTGGAAGTGGATAACAAATGCAGAGCTGACGGTTTTTAATTTCTTCACATAACAAATAAGAGTTTATACACTTTTATCTACTCACTCATGTATTacagtactactccctccgttcggaattacttgtcgtagaaatggatgtatctagatgtattttagttctagatacatccattttcaagacaagtaattccgaacggagggagtatgttcCATTGTTTCTGTAGTCTTACGTATATACTCtatatgcgtgtgtgtgtgtgtgtgtgtttgactGACACAACTTGTAATCTATCTCACCAGGTGCTTACAGTGACTCCCGAGGTATCCCTGGGGTTAGGCAGGAAGTTGCCGAGTTCATTCAGAGGCGTGATGGGTATCCAAGGTCAGACTGAACAAGAGCGCCCATGAAAATATCCTATCTACTTGCACATCTCAGTTTTTCTGGTCATCCTTCCTCCCTCCTCACACTGGTATTCTATGGTCTACTTACTGCAGTGATCCAGAGCTTATTTACCTCACTGATGGTGCCAGCAAAGGTGTGATGCAAATGCTCAACGCCATTATCAGAAACGAGAGGGACGGGGTATGGTTATCCTTGAAAGccgcatctttctccaaattctTACTTAAGACTAAGTGTAAATAAACCCAATGTGGTTGAGATGCATGTATCTTTCTTGGCAGATTTTGGTCCCTGTTCCACAATACCCGCTTTATTCTGCTGCTATTTCCCTCTTTGGTGGTTCTCTTGTCCCGTATTATTTGGAAGAAGAGGCTAACTGGGGACTTGATCTTGTCAGTACCCGGCAATCAGTTGCAGAAGCACGGTCAAAGGGAATCACTGTAAGTGTTTACCGATAATTTAGGACTTAGCATGTAGTATATTTCATCCTGTCTTACATACTCATCAGAAATACCAGATGTAACCAATTAGGGGGTTACATATTATTTTTATCCAACTAGAATGCTATGCTTGTCGTCTCTGCAATCAGACCCTTGCCTATCTTCATTCTCTACACTAAAACCTCTACTAACTCTTGGGAAGAAAGATCAGTAGTCTAATAGTTAGCTTGAAGAAAGAAACACTTGTAAAATTGTTTGTTGGATGTTTTGTGTTGACAGTGTAATTTGTTTCACCTTCTCATAGTTCAtgattttcttcttctttctatATCGTTGTAGGCATGCTGCTTATATAAAATTGTTATCCTTAATGTATACTAGTTGTATTTGGCTCTGATGATATTTTTTTCCCTCCAATCTAGGTTCGAGCAATGGTGATAATAAACCCAGGAAACCCTACTGGTCAATGCCTAAGTGAAGCAAATATTAGGGAACTTTTGAACTTCTGCTATCAGGAAAACTTGGTTCTGCTTGCAGATGAAGTTTATCAACAGAATGTTTATCAAGATGAGCGTCCGTTTATAAGTGCAAGAAAGGTACCGATGGTTACAGCTTCACTCAAGCTTATAATTTTCATGTGACAAGTCTATAATCTAGTGAGCACTCTAAGTTGCCCTTAAGTAACACATATTGACAAGTACTTGCTTCCGCACGCCGAGAAACTACTACAAGAGATTAAGCTCATGCTGTGTTACACTGAAAGATAATCGGATTTTTTTTCTCAAATATCAATTGCGCTGACCACAATGGCCTTTCTCCACATGTTCTAGGTTATGTTTGACATGGGTCCTCCAGTAAGCAGGGAAGTTCAGCTGATTTCTTTCCATACTGTGTCCAAAGGATATTGGGGAGAGTGTGGACAACGTGGTGGGTACTTTGAAATGACAAATATTCCTCCCAAGGTAACATTCTACTACAGAATTTATGATTTATCTTAAAGATTATGAACAAGTTACTTACTACTATGTATGAAGAATGCAGCTATAAAAAAACGAAATACATATATAAATAAGATTTTACATAATTCATGTATTATTGCAAAAAAAAAACTGCATCAGAATTTCCTGGACTTGCTATTGTTCTTTCTTAGCAGTACAGTTGTGTATATACTACAATGTGCAATATGATCCACTAAACCCATCCTGTACTAGCTAGGTTGTTGCAATTACATTTGTTGCACCAACATATTCCTTTTATTAATGGAGTGCACTTTGTGGATACCACCAAAACTGTTGGGTAATGAACAATGCATGTTGGAGTTATATGTATGTCACCAGTCCCTCGATGTTCATTTACAGCTGCTAGCTGTGTCCAACCTCAAAGCTTTGAAAGTTGAGATTGAACGTGTAAATAAGACAAGTCACATAAATAAGGATGGCACTTTATAACATTGTACAAACGTTTACACTCAAGTTTGGATGGTAACACATACTTTCTTAAATACCCATAATCAAATTGCTCTTCTGTTTGTTCTGACAGACTGTCGACGAGATTTACAAGGTTGCATCAATCGCGCTGAGTCCAAATGTTCCTGGGCAGATCTTTGTAAGTGAAACAAAGTTTAATGATTCTGTTGTTGTTTTTGGTTGGGAGGGGTGGGGGTAGTAGGAGGCAATCCATGAACTACTATTGAAATTCTTGAAAATCAGAACCTCGTTTTCACTGTTGTATTCTGTGTTGTGATCAGCATACTATTTTTTTTTGCAGTTATCTTGCTTTATTTTAAGAAGTTATacaatggttctgattctttaaTTCGCAGATGGGGCTTATGGTGAACCCTCCTAAACCTGGAGACATCTCGTACCTGAAGTACTCTGCTGAAAGGTTAAAAACACCGCCCTTCGTATTTCTTACTATATGCCTCACTTCCCATATGAAAGAACATTAGCGTGTTAGCTGGTACTAACATGCTTCAAACTGACGTTGCAGTAAGTCTATCCTTGAATCTTTGAGGAGGAGGGCACAAATAATGACAGACGGTTTCAATAGTTGCCGAAATGTTGTCTGCAATTTCACAGAAGGTAACATAAAAGCTCTAAACTGCATATTTTTATCTGGCTATTATCTGTAGCAGGAGCTATGTATTCTTGCCCGTAAATACGCTGCAATGCATATTTTTCAATGGCAAAGAAGCTTGTCTCTGATGTTCTATGCTATTATGCTTTTGCAGGGGCTATGTATTCTTTCCCGCAAATACGGCTGCCGCAAAGAGCTATGGATGTAGCAAAAAGCGCTGGCAAAGCGCCCGATGTTTACTACTGCCTCAAGCTTCTGGAAGCCACTGGAATTTCCACTGTTCCAGGCTCAGGTTTTGGTCAGAAAGAAGGGTAAGTGCTTTTCTGATATCATCAGTTATTGTTTTAACGATTTTTTTTAGTTACAAGGTGTAAGAGATCctagctactccctccgtttctaaatataagaccttttagagatttcaatatggagttatggaccacatacggatgtatatagatgcattttagagtgtagattcactcattttgctccttatgtagtctgtattggaatctctaaaaaggcttatatgtaggaacggagggagtagaagtGAAGCATGATAAACTGGGCATATGAGAACAGTGGCCCATCATCAGTGTTGTGATACACATGGAAATTGTCACTGCACTTTGGGCTTATGCTAATCATGAACCTGATAAGAATGGGAATGGGCTGGCCTGCTCCGGCCTGGACCTGGTTTCTATTACTACCATGAAGATGTTAGCACCACAAGTCCACAACTTAGCATATTTGCATTTCTGGAACAAAAGCAATCTTGGGTCAATAGTTTGAAACTTTCCTGTAAGCACAAGCCTAACAACCCTTGCAAAGGTATATACTATCATAACGGCATACTACAGCCCCGGGCAACCAAATTTGGGTCGACCCACTCATCCTGATGGGCTGATGAGGATCGACTCCGCTGGCCCTGTCTCCACACGAATCCGACCCAAAAAACCCATTGGACTGGAAATTTTGGGCGGGGCCAGTGTCAAAATGGGTGACGTCAGCCCATTCCCATCTTGGTTGAACCATTGTAGGAAACCAGTCCTCCTGTTCATCACCATTATCATCATATTTTTTACTGCAGAACCAATCACCGTTTGTCCTTGCTCAGTAATAAGATTGCACTTTGTGATATGGAACAATTTGCAGGGTGTTCCATCTGAGGACGACGATCCTGCCCGCGGAGGAGGACATGCCGGCGATCATGTCGAGCTTCAAGAAGTTCAACGACTCGTTCATGGAGCAATACCAGGACCACTCGAGGCTGTGAAGAGAGAAGAAGACAACCGCATCTACATATAATACAATGCTGCTCTTTTCTACCAGCAATTAAAGTTGATTAATTAGCTGTAAGCTGTAACTATGGTGAAGAAAACTGGTTGCTATGCTTGATATGTATAGGGGGGAAGATATATGCGGAAATATTCGGTCCATTTACTACATAATATGATGATACTGTAATTGTTGGCTCCAATATTGATCCATAATAAATAATTAAACAACCTTTGAGCTTGATCGCCCTTGTAGTTTGAGCTTAGCTAAGGCGGTATGCATGCATGGATGCATGCTGACACACAGCACCTACTGCTACCTCCGATCCACAATATAGTGCTTACAGATTTTTTTGGAAAGTCAAACTTTTGCAGAGAAAAAACATATACATCTGGAATATAAATTACATATCATTAGATACATCACAAGACGTATTTTCATATTGTACATATTTGGCATTGTAGATATAATCAGTTTTCTTTATAAACATGATCAAAGTTTGCAAGGCTTGTCTTTCTAGAAAATATATATGCACTGCATTATGAAACGAAGGAAGCATATACTAGTATATACTGCCGTACTTATCAATCAGTTTGTTTTCTGATACAAAACAGCAATACCTACTCCCTGCTTCTGACTTTGCTACAAAAATATGCACCCCCTGAATTGAATGGCATATGCCTGGCTGCTAACGCTCGTCCTTTTAACTTAGTTTGTTATAAGGGCAGTCCTGAAGAAGACTGGCAAGTGACGACTCCAAAGGCACTTAATTAACACAAGTCTTGTGAAGAATTTCAGATAGTTGAAGATAACATGGGCGAAAATAATAGCCATACGCGTTCCCGTCATCGTATCGTAGCGTGGGAAGGAAAACCAAGGCAGTTGCTGTGGTGGCAAATTAAACTAAAATTGTAGGAGAGGACTGAGTGCCAATTGCATACCGACGAGAAATCGTGCCGACTTTGTAGTACCGTGCCCAGTGTAAGTCAAAGAATAATACAGTACTGTATTTATGCTTCTAGATGTTCACAAGTCCCAGTCCCCATTTTCACAAGAACCAGTCACATATAGCTATTGAGTTTCCGCAACAACAAAAAAACATATAGCTATTGAGCACACTATCAGGGGAAATATATTATATATATACCCCTACTTGTGGCCAGACTATGTTATCCTACCCTCTGCCAATTACGGCCGAGTACAAGGCGTCCGACATGATCTCAAGACTCTTCCCCCTCTTGTACCGAGTCACACATCTCAAGATTTAAACTTTGACTAACAGTTAATGCCATCATATGTAAATGATGTACTCAAAACCCTGATTACCAATGAATAAGTGAAGGTTTTGATGTAAAAAAATGCAATAATATGTGGCCAGGTATTTGGACTTTTATCATTTTTACTGCATCTGCAACCATGATTCAATATAACTCGCACAAGAAACCTCATCTAGCTAGTACGCCCTCCATTCCGTAATATAAGAGCGGTTTTCACACTACATTAGTGTCAAAAATATTCTTATATTATGAGACAGAGAAAGTAATATTTTATATTTGGATACAACACGGGGTGAGAAAAGAAGTGAAACCAACTTCTTAGAAAAAAATCAACATAAAACCTTAGATCCATGCGAATTCACTGCAATATAAATGGATAGTATTCCTTccataaactaatataagagcgtttaaaTCACTAAAGTaatgatctaaacgctcttatgtTAGTTTACAGAGGGAATACATGGTTGTAAGGAAATTGCTTTTGGACCCTGAGCTCCATGAAGCTTAGATTTTTGAAAAATACAAAAACCATTTTTTtaagtttcaaaaaaaatatttAGGAAAATTACACGTGAACCCAGGGGCGTATACTACATCCCCTAAAATTTTCATGAGGAAATATGTGGTTCAAGCTACACACAAAAAAAAAAGCAAAACCATGTCTTCTAACCCTACACTATCCAATATACTTCCTCCATTCCCTTATATAAGGCCACAAACTGAGATTACAACTATCAAGGTAAAATTTAAtgactactccctccgttccaaaatagatgacccaactttagtacaaagttagtacaaagttgagtcatctattttgggacggagggagtactttgcAAGCCAACTTTTCTTATTGTTACTAGGATCATTAATACGCTCATTAATACGCTCGCGTGCATGCAAAAAAGGAATGAGAAAAATAGCGCAATGTCATTATGACTACATGCATACAAGTATTAAACAAGTTGCTAGTAAACATCATTAATTTTTGCCTCGATTACTGTTAGTgaccttgtatagatgcaaaatgtatgttTTATAATGGTCTTATACTACTAATATAAAGGAATGGAGGAAGTACTTTAATAAATATGGTTGTGTACATCACAATGATGACGAGGGGTTTTCAACcaacttttcaaaaaaaaaagtgCAAAACCAATCACAGAGCACATGTTTGCACGTTTGGTGATATCCTAACTCATTGGAATTGCATTTCAAATTGACGATTCTAATTTTGCGGCAGTCATGTATCTTGAATCGAATTCCTGTTTTTGAATAATAGAGCCAATTTTGGGGAGCCAAAACAAGGTGCAAGTTCTGAAAATTAGGTTCACATCACCTGAAAAAAAAAAGTTCACATGGACACGGGCCGCTTGAGCATTTTCCTCATAAATAAAATCAATGACCATGTTACAAGTCTCGAAAGAGA contains:
- the LOC125537550 gene encoding glutamate--glyoxylate aminotransferase 1 isoform X2 — encoded protein: MMGRKALDYEELNENVKKVQYAVRGELYLRASELQKEGKRIIFTNVGNPHALGQKPLTFPRQVVALCQAPFLLDDPNVGLIFPADAIARAKHYLSLAPGGLGAYSDSRGIPGVRQEVAEFIQRRDGYPSDPELIYLTDGASKGVMQMLNAIIRNERDGILVPVPQYPLYSAAISLFGGSLVPYYLEEEANWGLDLVSTRQSVAEARSKGITVRAMVIINPGNPTGQCLSEANIRELLNFCYQENLVLLADEVYQQNVYQDERPFISARKVMFDMGPPVSREVQLISFHTVSKGYWGECGQRGGYFEMTNIPPKTVDEIYKVASIALSPNVPGQIFMGLMVNPPKPGDISYLKYSAESKSILESLRRRAQIMTDGFNSCRNVVCNFTEGAMYSCP
- the LOC125537550 gene encoding glutamate--glyoxylate aminotransferase 2 isoform X3 — translated: MMGRKALDYEELNENVKKVQYAVRGELYLRASELQKEGKRIIFTNVGNPHALGQKPLTFPRQVVALCQAPFLLDDPNVGLIFPADAIARAKHYLSLAPGGLGAYSDSRGIPGVRQEVAEFIQRRDGYPSDPELIYLTDGASKGVMQMLNAIIRNERDGILVPVPQYPLYSAAISLFGGSLVPYYLEEEANWGLDLVSTRQSVAEARSKGITVRAMVIINPGNPTGQCLSEANIRELLNFCYQENLVLLADEVYQQNVYQDERPFISARKVMFDMGPPVSREVQLISFHTVSKGYWGECGQRGGYFEMTNIPPKTVDEIYKVASIALSPNVPGQIFMGLMVNPPKPGDISYLKYSAESKSILESLRRRAQIMTDGFNSCRNVVCNFTEGAMYSFPQIRLPQRAMDVAKSAGKAPDVYYCLKLLEATGISTVPGSGFGQKEGKPVLLFITIIIIFFTAEPITVCPCSVIRLHFVIWNNLQGVPSEDDDPARGGGHAGDHVELQEVQRLVHGAIPGPLEAVKREEDNRIYI
- the LOC125537550 gene encoding glutamate--glyoxylate aminotransferase 2 isoform X1, producing the protein MMGRKALDYEELNENVKKVQYAVRGELYLRASELQKEGKRIIFTNVGNPHALGQKPLTFPRQVVALCQAPFLLDDPNVGLIFPADAIARAKHYLSLAPGGLGAYSDSRGIPGVRQEVAEFIQRRDGYPSDPELIYLTDGASKGVMQMLNAIIRNERDGILVPVPQYPLYSAAISLFGGSLVPYYLEEEANWGLDLVSTRQSVAEARSKGITVRAMVIINPGNPTGQCLSEANIRELLNFCYQENLVLLADEVYQQNVYQDERPFISARKVMFDMGPPVSREVQLISFHTVSKGYWGECGQRGGYFEMTNIPPKTVDEIYKVASIALSPNVPGQIFMGLMVNPPKPGDISYLKYSAESKSILESLRRRAQIMTDGFNSCRNVVCNFTEGAMYSFPQIRLPQRAMDVAKSAGKAPDVYYCLKLLEATGISTVPGSGFGQKEGVFHLRTTILPAEEDMPAIMSSFKKFNDSFMEQYQDHSRL